In the genome of Meles meles chromosome 2, mMelMel3.1 paternal haplotype, whole genome shotgun sequence, one region contains:
- the SRD5A3 gene encoding polyprenol reductase, translated as MAPWAVAELWALNPLRALWLTLAAAFLLTLLLQLVPPGLLPGCALFQDLIRYGKTKREGPSRPAACRVFDVPKRYFSHFYIISVLWNGFLLWHLTQSLFLGVPFPTWLHGLLRILGAAQFQGGELALSAFLVLVFLWLHSLRRLFECFYVSVFSNAVIHVVQYCFGLVYYVLTGLTVLSQVPLDGRNVYVIGKNLLLQARWFHILGTLMFIWSSVRQYKCHVILGDLRKNKAGVVIHCNHRIPFGDWFEYVSSPNYLAELMIYISMAVTFGLHNLTWWLVVTYVFFSQALSAFLSHKFYKSKFVSYPKHRKAFLPFLF; from the exons ATGGCTCCGTGGGCTGTGGCCGAGCTCTGGGCGCTGAACCCGCTGCGCGCTCTGTGGCTCACCCTGGCCGCCGCCTTCCTGCTGACCCTGCTGCTGCAGCTAGTGCCGCCCGGCCTGCTCCCGGGCTGCGCGCTTTTCCAGGACCTGATCCGCTATGGGAAAACCAAGCGTGAGGGGCCGTCGCGCCCGGCCGCCTGCCGGGTCTTTGATGTGCCCAAGAG GTACTTTTCTCACTTCTACATCATCTCAGTGCTGTGGAACGGCTTCCTGCTTTGGCACCTTACTCAGTCTCTGTTCCTGGGAGTGCCTTTTCCAACCTGGCTTCACGGTCTGCTCAGAATTCTCGGGGCTGCCCAGTTCCAAG GGGGTGAGCTGGCGCTGTCCGCATTCTTAGTGTTAGTATTTCTGTGGCTACACAGCTTGAGAAGGCTCTTCGAATGCTTCTATGTCAGTGTCTTCTCCAATGCCGTGATTCACGTCGTGCAGTACTGTTTTGGACTTGTCTACTATGTCCTCACCGGCCTGACTGTGCTCAGCCAAGTGCCACTGGACGGCAGGAATG tcTATGTGATAGGGAAAAATCTCTTGCTGCAAGCTCGGTGGTTCCATATCCTCGGAACGCTGATGTTTATCTGGTCGTCTGTCCGTCAGTACAAGTGCCACGTCATTCTCGGCGATctcaggaaaaataaagcag gGGTGGTCATTCACTGTAACCACCGAATCCCTTTTGGAGACTGGTTTGAATACGTTTCTTCCCCGAACTACTTAGCAGAGCTGATGATCTACATTTCCATGGCTGTCACCTTCGGGCTCCACAACTTAACTTGGTGGCTAGTGGTGACATATGTTTTCTTCAGCCAGGCGCTGTCTGCTTTCCTCAGCCACAAATTCTACAAAAGCAAATTTGTCTCCTATCCGAAGCATAGGAAAGCTTTCCTGCCATTCCTCTTTTAA